In one window of Syngnathus typhle isolate RoL2023-S1 ecotype Sweden linkage group LG7, RoL_Styp_1.0, whole genome shotgun sequence DNA:
- the srgap1a gene encoding SLIT-ROBO Rho GTPase-activating protein 1 isoform X3, which yields MSSPRFKKDKEIIADYESQVKEIRSQLVEQQKCMDQQTDMRVQLLQDLQDFFRKKAEIEMEYSRNLEKLAERFMAKTRSTKDHQQYKKDQNLLSPVNCWYLLLNQVRRESKDHATLSDIYLNNVIMRFMQISEDSTRLLKKSKEIAFQLQEDLMKVLNELYTVMKTYHMYHSESISAESKLKEAEKQEEKQIGRGDPVFSIRMEDKYQKRNSVKKIEKMKEKRQAKYSENKLKSVKARNEYLLTLEATNSAFYKYYIHDLSDLIDCCDLGYHASLNRALRTYLSAEYNLETSRHEGLDIIENAVDSLDPRSDRQRFMEMFPTAFCPPAKFEFQSHMGDEVCQVSVQPPVIGELILRFQQLQSRLSTLKIENEEVKKTSEATLTTIQDMVTIEDYDVSECFHHSRSTESVRSTVSETYLSKPSIAKRRANQQETEQFYFMKFREFLEGSNLISKLQAKHDLLKRMIGEGHRADYMTTSRGRRNSHARHQDSGQAIPRVVESCIRYINLYGLQHQGIFRVSGSQLEVNDIKNSFERGNDPLIDDESNHDINSVAGVLKLYFRGLENPLFPKDRFSELLSCIRIDNLYDRALFIRKILLTIPRSVLVVMRYLFAFLNHLSQYSDENMMDPYNLAICFGPTLMPTPESQDQVSCQAHVNEIIKTIIIHNETIFPDAKELDGPIYEKCMAGGDYCESPYSEHGVLEEVDNEGGTEAHTSEDEGEPIEAIAKFDYVGRSSRELSFKKGASLLLYQRASEDWWEGRHNGIDGLVPHQYIVVQDIDDNFSDTLSQKADSEASSGHACEDKCSGKDISSPSDTRISEAFITSRHRKRLDPPSRRPPARPSDIHCMLHTSQQGHPVHGNTPETGSPVLGHFSPRDILRSRNHLPADSPERRRRTGHGSLTNISRHESLKKMESPPIRRSTSSGQYTGFSEAHHHHHHHHHHGGKPLDPETIAQDIEETMNTALNELRELERQSSAKHAPDVVLDTLEQRQAPSGGVGPTPASSSESLGPPIHGVLLRSTANTEPPFRRSAGSTNDSVSTFKPAVAPRMGVQLKPPALRPKPMVLPKSGQVSQPPVMSSQDSLDKSCTM from the exons AGATCCGGTCCCAGTTAGTGGAGCAGCAGAAATGCATGGACCAGCAGACAGACATGAGGGTCCAGCTGCTGCAGGACCTTCAGGATTTCTTCCGGAAGAAGGCAGAGATTGAAATGGAATACTCCAGAAACCTTGAGAAACTGGCTGAACGCTTTATGGCCAAGACTCGCAGCACAAAGGACCACCAACAGTACAA AAAAGACCAGAATCTACTGTCCCCTGTTAACTGTTGGTACCTGCTGCTGAACCAGGTGAGAAGGGAGAGCAAGGACCACGCAACTCTAAGCGACATCTACCTGAACAATGTCATCATGAGGTTCATGCAGATTAGTGAGGACTCCACACGACTACTTAAGAAG AGCAAGGAAATTGCATTTCAGCTCCAGGAAGACTTAATGAAGGTCCTTAATGAGCTATACACG GTGATGAAGACCTACCACATGTATCACTCAGAGAGCATCAGTGCGGAGAGCAAACTGAAAGAGGCAGAAAAACAAGAGGAGAAGCAGATTGGTAGGGGAGATCCAGTTTTCAGCATCCGCATGGAGGACAAATACCAGAAGCGCAACTCTGTGAAGAAGATTGAGAAGATGAAGGAGAAG CGTCAAGCCAAATATTCAGAGAACAAGTTGAAGTCCGTCAAAGCACGAAATGAGTACCTCTTGACACTGGAAGCCACCAACTCGGCTTTTTACAAGTACTACATTCATGATCTGTCGGACTTAATCGAT tgCTGTGATTTGGGATACCATGCCAGTTTGAATCGAGCCTTACGGACTTACCTGTCAGCTGAATACAACCTGGAGACGTCTCGCCATGAGGGTCTTGACATCATTGAGAATGCGGTAGACAGCCTGGACCCAAGAAGTGACAGGCAAAGGTTTATGGAGATGTTCCCTACGGCCTTCTGTCCTCCTGCAAAATTTGAGTTTCAGTCTCACATGGGTGATGAG GTGTGTCAGGTCTCAGTGCAGCCACCAGTGATTGGAGAGCTAATACTGCGGTTCCAGCAGTTGCAGTCACGCCTGTCTACTCTGAAGATCGAAAATGAAGAG GTGAAAAAAACATCGGAGGCCACTCTCACCACCATTCAGGACATGGTGACCATTGAGGATTATGACGTCTCGGAGTGCTTCCACCACAGCAGATCCACAGAGTCGGTCAGATCCACTGTTTCAGAGACTTACCTCAGCAAACCGAGCATTGCAAAGAGGAGGGCCAACCAGCAGGAGACCGAGCAGTTCTACTTTATG AAATTCCGTGAGTTTCTGGAGGGCAGCAATCTCATCTCCAAACTGCAAGCCAAACACGATTTGCTGAAGAGGATGATTGGTGAAG GCCACAGAGCTGACTACATGACCACAAG CCGTGGACGACGGAACTCACATGCCCGTCATCAG GACTCTGGGCAAGCTATTCCTCGCGTGGTTGAAAGCTGCATTCGTTACATAAATTTGTATG GTCTCCAGCATCAGGGAATATTTCGGGTATCTGGTTCCCAGCTGGAAGTCAACGACATTAAAAATTCATTTGAAAGAG GAAATGATCCTCTGATCGACGACGAGAGTAATCATGACATCAACTCGGTGGCAGGCGTGCTTAAACTCTACTTCCGTGGCCTGGAGAATCCTCTTTTCCCCAAGGACAGATTCAGTGAACTGCTGTCCTGCATCA GAATAGATAATCTGTACGACAGAGCACTGTTCATTCGGAAGATCCTCCTGACCATTCCAAGATCAGTCCTTGTTGTGATGCGCTACCTCTTTGCGTTCCTCAACCA CTTATCTCAGTATAGTGACGAGAACATGATGGATCCGTACAACTTGGCCATTTGCTTTGGCCCTACACTCATGCCCACACCGGAGAGCCAGGACCAAGTCTCCTGCCAGGCCCACGTCAACGAGATCATCAAGACCATCATCATTCACAATGAGACAATCTTTCCAGATGCCAAAGAACTGGATGGTCCAATCTATGAAAAGTGCATGGCAGGAGGAGATTATTG TGAGAGTCCCTACAGTGAGCATGGGGTACTGGAGGAGGTTGACAATGAGGGAGGCACAGAAGCACACACCAGTGAGGATG AGGGCGAGCCTATCGAAGCCATTGCCAAGTTTGATTACGTTGGGCGCTCTTCAAGAGAATTGTCCTTCAAGAAGGGTGCCTCACTGCTGCTCTACCAGCGGGCGTCAGAAGACTGGTGGGAGGGGCGACACAACGGCATAGACGGCCTGGTGCCACACCAATATATCGTGGTCCAGGACAT AGATGACAACTTCTCGGACACGCTGAGCCAGAAGGCTGACAGTGAGGCCAGCAGCGGCCATGCCTGCGAGGATAAATGCTCAGGAAAGGACATCAGTTCACCCAGTGACACTAGGATCTCAGAGGCCTTCATCACCAG CAGGCACAGAAAACGATTGGATCCGCCGTCCCGCCGCCCCCCTGCCCGCCCTAGTGACATCCACTGCATGCTGCATACCTCTCAGCAAGGTCATCCCGTACATGGGAACACCCCCGAGACAGGCTCCCCAGTTCTTGGCCACTTCAGCCCGCGCGACATTCTCCGGAGCCGTAACCATTTACCCGCAGACAGCCCAGAGCGTCGGCGCCGAACCGGCCACGGCAGCCTGACTAACATCAGCCGGCACGAGTCCCTAAAGAAGATGGAAAGCCCACCTATTCGTCGCTCCACCTCGTCGGGCCAGTACACGGGTTTTAGTGAagcccaccaccatcatcaccaccaccaccaccacggcgGCAAGCCCCTGGACCCGGAGACCATTGCACAG GACATCGAAGAAACCATGAACACTGCTCTAAATGAGCTACGGGAATTGGAGCGCCAGAGTTCGGCCAAGCACGCCCCTGACGTGGTGCTGGACACACTGGAACAGAGACAAGCCCCGAGTGGCGGCGTGGGACCCACGCCAGCCAGTTCCAGCGAGTCTCTGGGCCCTCCCATCCACGGTGTCCTGCTGAGGTCCACCGCCAACACAGAGCCACCGTTTCGCCGCAGTGCCGGCTCGACCAACGACAGCGTGAGCACCTTCAAACCCGCCGTGGCGCCCCGCATGGGCGTGCAGCTCAAGCCGCCCGCTTTGAGACCCAAACCGATGGTCCTGCCCAAGTCCGGCCAGGTATCACAGCCTCCTGTCATGTCATCTCAAGATTCTCTGGACAAATCCTGCACCATGTAA